One part of the Vogesella sp. LIG4 genome encodes these proteins:
- a CDS encoding acetate kinase produces MITHTLVINCGSSSLKFALIDTRTQATTLSGLAERLGLADAGISFKQDGRKVELSLAQGDHAGAMRAILAYLNERELTASVSAIGHRVVHGGETFKQSTLIDAGVIAAIERCARLAPLHNPAHLLGIRTAMQCFPGLPQVAVFDTAFHQSMPQHAYLYAVPMRLYREHGVRRYGFHGTSHRYVSAEAARMLGKPLADTALVSAHLGNGASVAAVLGGRSVDTSMGLTPLEGLVMGTRSGDIDPGVFGYLATELDTDIQGVTNILNQQSGLLGLSELSSDCRELEQAAADGHTGAIVALEVFCYRLAKQIAAMTVALGRLDALVFTGGIGENSPLIRGKVIRQLGLLGLQLDAAANDAACRGQSGRISRADGTAALVVNTNEELMIALDTAALTGQQGA; encoded by the coding sequence ATGATCACCCACACCCTCGTCATCAACTGCGGCAGCTCGTCGCTGAAATTCGCGCTGATTGATACCCGCACCCAGGCCACCACGCTGAGCGGCCTGGCGGAACGGCTCGGCCTGGCCGATGCCGGCATCAGCTTCAAGCAGGACGGCCGCAAGGTGGAGCTGTCGCTGGCGCAGGGCGACCACGCCGGCGCCATGCGCGCCATCCTCGCCTACCTGAACGAGCGCGAGCTGACCGCCAGTGTCAGCGCCATTGGCCACCGCGTGGTGCACGGCGGCGAGACCTTCAAGCAATCCACCCTGATCGACGCCGGCGTGATCGCCGCCATCGAGCGCTGTGCGCGGCTGGCGCCGCTGCACAACCCGGCGCACCTGCTGGGCATCCGCACCGCCATGCAGTGCTTCCCCGGCCTGCCGCAGGTGGCGGTGTTCGATACCGCCTTCCACCAGAGCATGCCGCAGCACGCCTACCTGTACGCGGTGCCGATGCGGCTGTACCGTGAGCACGGCGTGCGCCGCTACGGCTTTCACGGCACCAGCCACCGCTATGTCAGCGCCGAGGCGGCGCGCATGCTGGGCAAACCCCTGGCCGACACCGCGCTGGTCAGCGCCCACCTGGGCAACGGCGCCTCGGTGGCGGCGGTGCTGGGCGGGCGCAGCGTGGACACCAGCATGGGCCTGACCCCGCTGGAAGGCCTGGTGATGGGCACCCGCTCCGGCGACATCGACCCCGGTGTGTTCGGCTACCTGGCCACCGAGCTGGACACCGACATCCAGGGCGTCACCAATATCCTCAACCAGCAGTCCGGCCTACTGGGCCTGTCCGAATTGTCCAGCGACTGCCGCGAGCTGGAGCAGGCCGCCGCCGACGGCCATACCGGTGCCATCGTCGCGCTGGAAGTGTTCTGCTACCGCCTGGCCAAGCAGATCGCCGCCATGACCGTGGCGCTGGGCCGGCTGGATGCGCTGGTATTCACCGGCGGCATCGGCGAGAACTCGCCGCTGATCCGCGGCAAGGTGATCCGCCAGCTGGGTTTGCTCGGCCTGCAGCTGGACGCTGCGGCCAACGATGCCGCCTGTCGCGGCCAGTCCGGCCGCATCAGCCGCGCCGACGGCACCGCCGCGCTGGTGGTAAACACCAATGAAGAGCTGATGATCGCGCTGGATACCGCCGCCCTTACCGGGCAGCAAGGAGCGTAA
- a CDS encoding DeoR/GlpR family DNA-binding transcription regulator yields MNSDNTLLRPGNTSLPSERQHYIRQLLLQDGRVLATELAQALGVSEDSIRRDLRELAASGACKRVYGGAVAMTPNTGSFSERSREHVASKVRLAAAAVQLLQPGQFVFLDSGTTNLEIARALPDMALSIATNSIPIAATLLGRQQFEVTLVGGRMDHRIGGTIGTAAALEVQAMRPDICFLGTCSVDIELGIGTTIAEEAAFKRLLVRQCSQIVLAVTNQKLGTASPFAVTPLAEVSRLVIEADAEPHKVAQLQGSGVPLLFAARG; encoded by the coding sequence ATGAACAGCGACAACACCCTGCTCCGCCCCGGCAATACCAGCCTGCCCAGCGAACGCCAGCATTACATCCGCCAGCTGCTGCTGCAGGACGGCCGCGTGCTGGCCACCGAGCTGGCGCAGGCGCTGGGCGTGTCGGAAGACTCTATCCGCCGCGATCTGCGCGAACTGGCCGCCAGCGGCGCCTGCAAGCGGGTGTACGGCGGCGCGGTGGCGATGACGCCCAACACCGGCAGCTTCAGCGAGCGCAGCCGCGAGCATGTGGCCAGCAAGGTGCGACTGGCGGCGGCGGCGGTACAGCTGCTGCAGCCGGGGCAGTTCGTGTTCCTGGATTCCGGCACCACCAACCTGGAAATCGCCCGCGCGCTGCCGGACATGGCACTGAGCATCGCCACCAACTCCATCCCCATCGCCGCCACCCTGCTCGGCCGCCAGCAGTTCGAAGTCACCCTGGTGGGCGGGCGCATGGATCACCGCATCGGCGGCACCATCGGCACCGCCGCCGCGCTGGAGGTGCAGGCGATGCGGCCGGACATCTGCTTTCTGGGCACCTGCTCGGTGGACATCGAGCTGGGCATCGGCACCACCATCGCCGAGGAAGCCGCGTTCAAGCGCCTGCTGGTGCGCCAGTGCAGCCAGATTGTGCTGGCGGTCACCAACCAGAAGCTGGGCACCGCCTCGCCGTTCGCGGTGACGCCGCTTGCCGAGGTGAGCCGGCTGGTGATCGAAGCCGACGCCGAGCCGCACAAGGTGGCGCAGCTGCAGGGCAGCGGCGTGCCGCTGCTGTTCGCCGCACGCGGCTGA
- a CDS encoding DMT family transporter produces the protein MNGAWWMLLAAANFGLMGVFVKLAAATLGTVELVFWRTAFAVLLLGGSALLRRQSFATPLLARHLQRGVLGYVSLLCYFYGISHLPLSTAVTLNYTSPLFLALLSVILLRERLSPPAVLAMALGFAGVALLLKPTLQGVGLLPGLVGLGSGFLAGWSYLHVRELGQAGEAEWRTVFYFALISTLGGLLLMLWQPWHPLTAANLPWIAGLGITAMIAQLAMTRAYKVGRKLLVANLSYLTVVFSALFGVLVWQHVLSLGELFAMGLIILSGILASRR, from the coding sequence GTGAACGGCGCCTGGTGGATGCTGCTGGCCGCGGCAAACTTCGGCCTGATGGGGGTGTTCGTCAAGCTGGCCGCCGCCACGCTGGGCACGGTGGAGCTGGTGTTCTGGCGCACCGCCTTCGCCGTGCTGTTGCTGGGCGGCAGCGCGCTGCTGCGGCGGCAGTCGTTCGCCACGCCCCTGCTGGCGCGCCACCTGCAGCGTGGTGTGCTGGGCTATGTATCGCTGCTGTGCTACTTCTACGGCATCAGCCATCTGCCGCTATCCACCGCCGTCACCCTCAACTACACCTCGCCGCTGTTCCTGGCGCTGCTGTCGGTGATCCTGCTGCGCGAGCGGCTGTCGCCGCCGGCGGTGCTGGCCATGGCGCTGGGTTTTGCCGGCGTGGCGCTGCTGCTCAAGCCCACGCTGCAAGGGGTTGGCCTGCTGCCGGGGCTGGTGGGGCTGGGCTCGGGCTTTCTCGCCGGCTGGTCCTACCTGCACGTGCGCGAGCTGGGGCAGGCCGGCGAGGCGGAATGGCGCACGGTGTTCTACTTCGCGCTGATTTCCACCCTGGGCGGGCTCTTGCTGATGCTGTGGCAGCCCTGGCACCCGCTTACGGCGGCCAACCTGCCGTGGATTGCCGGGCTGGGCATCACCGCGATGATCGCGCAGCTGGCGATGACCCGCGCCTACAAGGTTGGCCGCAAGCTGCTGGTGGCCAATCTGTCTTATCTGACTGTCGTATTTTCTGCGCTGTTCGGCGTGCTGGTGTGGCAGCATGTACTGAGCCTGGGCGAACTGTTTGCCATGGGTTTGATTATTCTCAGCGGTATTCTGGCCAGTCGCCGCTAG
- a CDS encoding methyl-accepting chemotaxis protein, producing the protein MSLNAIIEWFIPDSIRQDADGLIRARTVVSVGLLAGVIAPLFAISYFKLHHPAMGTGIVVGGMAMLLGALLLKLSGALRVVAQFIVLVMYLMVCWMVYVNGGIMSTSIMWFASVPFAAIFVSGRTSGIVWTLLTFSMIAVMFLLSAAGDIPPTPIAHEELPILQAKSLIGLTLVVLSLALAYDRAKSRSFARLEQAREAAEHATRAMKEMMEQVTRSISAASSESRDIAGSTQMIARTMSTQRHRAEGMVVIAQQMAVVTSQNAAQSHSATSMAHNAGSAANDGGAAMDQAVGQLNQAGEVIAHAVQRMEELEQRSAEVNGIVQLIRDIADQTNLLALNAAIEAARAGEMGRGFAVVADEVRKLAERTQHATLDIEQKIGLIVSGTHQAIDAIRNGNDQVHAGRQHALDAQQRLAGIIRDTHALAQLLGEVSQAEECQNQGFAQFAGDIGAVGDASRTLSGETETIASATERLDKLMAELGDNVQQFRLATA; encoded by the coding sequence ATGTCTCTCAACGCCATCATCGAGTGGTTCATTCCGGACAGCATCCGCCAGGATGCCGACGGGCTGATCCGCGCGCGCACCGTGGTCAGCGTCGGCCTGCTGGCCGGGGTCATCGCACCGCTGTTCGCCATCTCCTATTTCAAGCTGCACCACCCGGCCATGGGCACCGGCATCGTGGTGGGCGGCATGGCCATGCTGCTGGGCGCACTGCTGCTCAAGCTCAGCGGTGCGCTGCGCGTGGTGGCGCAGTTCATCGTGCTGGTGATGTACCTGATGGTGTGCTGGATGGTGTATGTGAACGGCGGCATCATGTCCACCAGCATCATGTGGTTCGCCTCGGTGCCGTTTGCCGCCATCTTCGTCAGCGGCCGCACTTCCGGCATTGTGTGGACGCTGCTGACTTTCAGCATGATCGCAGTGATGTTCCTGCTGTCCGCCGCCGGCGACATCCCGCCCACGCCGATCGCCCACGAGGAGTTGCCCATCCTGCAGGCCAAGTCGCTGATCGGCCTCACCCTGGTGGTGCTGAGCCTGGCGCTGGCCTACGACCGCGCCAAGTCGCGCAGCTTCGCCCGGCTGGAGCAGGCGCGCGAAGCCGCCGAACACGCCACCCGCGCCATGAAGGAGATGATGGAACAGGTCACCCGCTCCATCAGCGCCGCCTCCAGCGAAAGCCGCGACATTGCCGGCAGCACGCAGATGATCGCCCGCACCATGAGCACGCAGCGCCACCGCGCCGAAGGCATGGTGGTGATCGCGCAGCAGATGGCGGTGGTCACCAGCCAGAACGCCGCGCAGTCGCACAGCGCCACCAGCATGGCGCACAACGCCGGCTCTGCGGCCAACGATGGCGGCGCGGCAATGGACCAGGCGGTGGGCCAGCTGAACCAGGCCGGCGAAGTGATCGCCCACGCGGTGCAGCGCATGGAAGAACTGGAACAGCGCAGCGCCGAGGTGAACGGCATCGTGCAGCTGATCCGCGACATTGCCGACCAGACCAACCTGCTGGCGCTGAACGCCGCCATCGAGGCCGCCCGTGCCGGCGAAATGGGCCGCGGCTTTGCCGTGGTGGCCGACGAGGTGCGCAAGCTGGCCGAGCGCACCCAGCACGCCACGCTGGATATCGAACAGAAAATCGGCCTGATCGTCAGCGGCACCCACCAGGCCATCGACGCCATCCGCAACGGCAATGATCAGGTGCACGCCGGCCGCCAGCACGCGCTGGATGCGCAGCAGCGCCTGGCCGGCATCATCCGCGACACCCACGCGCTGGCACAGCTGCTGGGCGAGGTGTCGCAGGCAGAGGAATGCCAGAACCAGGGTTTTGCGCAGTTTGCCGGCGACATCGGCGCGGTGGGCGATGCCAGCCGCACGCTGTCCGGCGAGACGGAAACCATTGCCAGCGCCACCGAGCGGCTGGACAAGCTGATGGCCGAGCTGGGCGACAATGTGCAGCAATTCCGCCTGGCCACCGCCTGA
- a CDS encoding Cof-type HAD-IIB family hydrolase, with translation MFRAIATDLDGTLLDADSRVNARSWQALRRAAAAGCQLIVATGRHHRDVRNILAAGQDLSISVISSNGARVHAHDDRELYAANLAPALVNKLVQPVLAGDAEMALYLDEHRLACRYHGPLLAYAGKAQQVDSLVDYHGSNVAKIIYHAAPERLAAIEQDILHRFEGQLALVYSQDCYLEVMAAGVSKGSALSLLLAQLGVAAQDCAAFGDAQNDVEMLQLVGYPHRMANASPRLSGQVPQARAIGHHADSAVAGVLELAFG, from the coding sequence ATGTTTCGCGCCATTGCCACCGATCTGGACGGCACCCTGCTGGATGCCGATTCCCGCGTCAACGCCCGCAGCTGGCAGGCACTGCGCCGCGCTGCCGCCGCCGGCTGCCAGCTGATCGTCGCCACCGGCCGCCACCACCGCGATGTGCGCAACATCCTGGCTGCGGGGCAGGATCTGTCCATCAGCGTGATCAGCTCCAATGGCGCCCGCGTGCATGCCCACGACGACCGCGAACTGTATGCGGCCAACCTGGCGCCGGCGCTGGTGAACAAGCTGGTGCAGCCGGTGCTGGCCGGCGATGCCGAGATGGCGCTGTACCTGGACGAGCACCGCCTGGCCTGCCGCTACCACGGGCCGCTGCTGGCTTATGCCGGCAAGGCGCAGCAGGTGGACAGCCTGGTGGATTACCACGGCAGCAATGTCGCCAAGATCATCTACCATGCGGCGCCGGAACGGCTGGCGGCCATCGAGCAGGACATCCTGCACCGCTTCGAAGGCCAGCTGGCGCTGGTGTACTCGCAGGATTGCTACCTGGAGGTGATGGCGGCGGGAGTGAGCAAGGGCAGCGCCTTGTCGCTGTTGCTGGCGCAGCTGGGCGTTGCAGCGCAGGACTGCGCGGCGTTCGGCGATGCGCAGAACGATGTGGAAATGCTGCAGCTGGTGGGGTACCCGCACCGCATGGCCAATGCCAGCCCGCGCTTGAGCGGGCAGGTGCCGCAGGCGCGTGCCATCGGCCACCATGCCGACTCGGCGGTGGCCGGGGTGCTGGAGTTGGCCTTCGGCTAA
- the pta gene encoding phosphate acetyltransferase yields the protein MQTFLIAPVGFDAGLTSVSLGLLRALERDGLKVGFVKPIAQGGEGAEPERSSHFARELCHLNAPTPISMERAEHLLSQGQLDQLLEEVVSLYQQAAANVDVVIVEGLVQDQQHVFSTYINSKIARTLQCEVLLVGAGGALPSHELAEKLEIAMQAFNGGSNRIAGYILNRLPAGQDARTLAAEIAASSHLLQTRRIPCLGGIPLEPELMAPRTLDVANYLKARLLHAGQITRRRVLSMSVMARSVPHIVHLLKPGALVIAPGDREDVILATAMAAMNGVPLAGLLLTCGAEPDPRVAQLCHKAFTSGMPVLSIDTNTLDTTTLIAAMNRQVPSDDLERMERVVDFVAEHLNTAVLQQRIGDSHEKRLSPPAFRYQLMEKARRAAKRIVLPEGNEPRTVQAAAICHEKGIARCVLIGDREEITHVAEAQGIVLPAGVEIVDPNEVRGRYVAPMVELRKSKGLNAPMAEQQLEDNVVLGTMMLALNEVDGLVSGAVHTTANTIRPALQLIKAAPGARLVSSVFFMLMPDQVLVYGDCAVNPDPSAEELADIAIQSADSAAAFGIPPRVAMISYSTGASGSGDDVEKVREATRIARTKRPELLIDGPMQYDAASVESVGRQKAPDSPVAGRANVFVFPDLNTGNTTYKAVQRSAGVVSVGPMLQGLKKPVNDLSRGALVDDIVYTIALTAIQAEQLPAE from the coding sequence ATGCAGACCTTCCTGATCGCCCCGGTCGGCTTTGACGCCGGCCTCACCTCGGTATCGCTGGGCCTGCTGCGCGCACTGGAGCGCGACGGACTGAAAGTGGGCTTCGTGAAGCCCATCGCCCAGGGTGGCGAAGGCGCCGAGCCGGAACGCTCCAGCCACTTCGCCCGCGAGCTGTGTCACCTCAACGCGCCGACGCCGATCAGCATGGAGCGCGCCGAACACCTGCTGAGCCAGGGCCAGCTCGACCAGCTGCTGGAAGAAGTGGTAAGCCTGTACCAGCAGGCTGCGGCCAACGTGGACGTGGTAATCGTCGAGGGCCTGGTGCAGGACCAGCAACACGTGTTCAGCACCTATATCAACAGCAAGATCGCACGCACCCTGCAGTGCGAGGTGCTGCTGGTGGGTGCCGGCGGTGCGCTGCCCAGCCACGAGCTGGCGGAAAAGCTGGAAATCGCCATGCAGGCCTTCAATGGCGGCAGCAACCGCATCGCCGGTTACATCCTCAACCGTCTGCCGGCCGGGCAGGATGCCAGAACGTTGGCCGCAGAGATCGCCGCCAGCAGCCACCTGCTGCAGACGCGGCGCATCCCCTGCCTGGGCGGCATTCCGCTGGAGCCGGAGCTGATGGCGCCGCGCACGCTGGACGTGGCCAACTACCTGAAGGCGCGCCTGCTGCACGCCGGCCAGATCACCCGCCGCCGCGTGCTAAGCATGTCGGTGATGGCGCGCTCGGTGCCGCACATCGTGCACCTGCTCAAGCCCGGCGCACTGGTGATTGCCCCCGGCGACCGCGAAGACGTGATCCTGGCCACCGCCATGGCGGCGATGAACGGCGTGCCGCTGGCCGGCCTGCTGCTGACCTGCGGCGCGGAGCCGGACCCGCGCGTGGCGCAGCTGTGCCACAAGGCGTTCACCAGCGGCATGCCGGTGCTGTCCATCGACACCAACACCCTGGACACCACCACGCTGATCGCGGCGATGAACCGCCAGGTGCCATCCGACGACCTGGAACGCATGGAACGGGTGGTGGATTTCGTTGCCGAGCACCTGAACACCGCCGTGCTGCAGCAGCGCATCGGCGACAGCCACGAGAAACGCCTGTCGCCGCCGGCCTTCCGCTACCAGCTGATGGAAAAGGCGCGCCGCGCCGCCAAGCGCATCGTGCTGCCGGAAGGCAACGAGCCGCGCACGGTGCAGGCCGCCGCCATCTGCCACGAGAAAGGCATTGCCCGCTGCGTGCTGATCGGCGACCGCGAGGAAATCACCCACGTGGCCGAGGCGCAGGGCATCGTGCTGCCGGCCGGGGTGGAGATCGTCGACCCCAACGAGGTACGCGGCCGCTACGTGGCACCGATGGTGGAGCTGCGCAAGAGCAAGGGCCTGAACGCGCCGATGGCCGAACAGCAGCTGGAAGACAACGTGGTGCTGGGCACCATGATGCTGGCGCTGAACGAGGTGGACGGCCTGGTATCCGGCGCGGTGCACACCACCGCCAACACCATCCGCCCTGCCCTGCAGCTGATCAAGGCGGCGCCCGGCGCCAGGCTGGTCTCCAGCGTGTTCTTCATGCTGATGCCGGACCAGGTGCTGGTCTACGGCGACTGTGCGGTGAACCCGGATCCGAGCGCGGAGGAGCTGGCCGACATCGCCATCCAGAGCGCGGACTCCGCCGCCGCCTTCGGCATTCCGCCGCGGGTGGCGATGATCTCCTACTCCACCGGCGCCTCCGGCAGTGGCGACGACGTGGAAAAGGTGCGCGAGGCCACCCGCATCGCCCGCACCAAGCGCCCCGAACTGCTGATCGACGGCCCGATGCAGTACGACGCCGCCAGCGTGGAATCGGTGGGCCGGCAGAAGGCGCCGGACAGCCCGGTAGCCGGCCGCGCCAATGTGTTCGTGTTCCCGGACCTGAACACCGGCAACACCACCTACAAGGCGGTGCAGCGCTCCGCCGGCGTGGTGTCGGTGGGGCCGATGCTGCAGGGGCTGAAGAAGCCGGTGAACGACCTGTCGCGCGGCGCGCTGGTGGACGACATCGTCTACACCATCGCCCTCACCGCCATTCAGGCCGAGCAGCTGCCGGCGGAGTAA
- a CDS encoding DMT family transporter yields MQQWFARLGSGWMVVAAVFFALMSFFAARLGGHFDSFEVLFYRTLVGFLLLLPGMLRNPRQLLTPHLGAHAKRSMMGYLSMAMLFYALTHLPLATAVTLNYTSSLSFAVCFVLLRGERLSPPVLLALLLGLAGISFILRPTFDAGQWLPGLIGLGSGLCAGLAVFHVRELGELGEAPSVIVFWFFLLASLFGLAIVLLRGGFALPDLPSLLQLLAVGLFGLGGQLAMTRAYKEGRKYLVSSLSYLTVVFSALLGVLFQGQTLAASALIGMALIVACGLLAIRGGR; encoded by the coding sequence ATGCAGCAATGGTTTGCCCGGCTGGGTTCCGGCTGGATGGTGGTCGCCGCCGTTTTCTTTGCCCTGATGAGCTTCTTCGCCGCCCGGCTGGGCGGCCATTTCGATTCCTTCGAGGTGCTGTTCTACCGCACCCTGGTCGGCTTCCTGCTGTTGCTGCCCGGCATGCTGCGCAACCCCCGCCAGCTGCTTACCCCGCACCTGGGCGCGCATGCCAAGCGCAGCATGATGGGCTATCTGTCGATGGCCATGCTGTTCTATGCGCTGACGCACCTGCCGCTGGCTACCGCCGTCACCCTCAACTACACCTCCTCGCTGTCGTTCGCGGTGTGCTTCGTGCTGCTGCGCGGCGAGCGGCTGTCACCACCGGTACTGCTGGCGCTGCTGCTGGGCCTGGCCGGCATCAGCTTCATCCTGCGGCCAACCTTTGATGCCGGGCAGTGGCTGCCGGGGCTGATCGGCCTGGGTTCCGGCCTGTGCGCCGGGCTGGCGGTGTTCCATGTGCGCGAGCTGGGCGAGCTGGGCGAGGCGCCGTCGGTGATCGTGTTCTGGTTCTTCCTGCTGGCTTCGCTGTTCGGGCTGGCCATCGTGCTGCTGCGTGGCGGCTTCGCGCTGCCGGATCTGCCGTCGCTGCTGCAGCTGCTTGCCGTGGGCCTGTTCGGCCTGGGCGGGCAGCTGGCGATGACGCGCGCCTACAAGGAAGGGCGCAAGTACCTGGTGTCCAGCCTGTCCTACCTCACCGTGGTGTTTTCCGCGCTGCTGGGCGTGCTGTTCCAGGGGCAGACGCTGGCGGCTTCCGCGCTGATCGGCATGGCGCTGATCGTGGCCTGCGGCCTGCTGGCGATCCGGGGCGGCCGGTGA
- a CDS encoding aromatic ring-hydroxylating dioxygenase subunit alpha produces MSDLASSQLLTASAAQLPIFTYFDPAYYQLEQKILFADAPQYYGHELMVPNAGDYQTLDWMGHGKMLKNVDGDIKLISNVCRHRQALIYQGRGNGNHIVCNLHGWTYDAGGKLQGAPHFPETPCLNLNQTALTRWNGLLFDARRDVAADLARLGVARHMNFEGYGYHKSFTTEYNFNWKTFIEVYSEDYHVDPFHPGLGNFVNCGDLKWEWGDQYHVQTVGVKNKLARSGSKVYGKWHEEVLKRYADQQPEFGAIWLTYYPNIMVEWYPHVLVVSVVVPKGPEQCTVITEFYYPEDILWFEPDFVEAEQAAYFETAVEDDEICQRMHDGRKALWLRGESEVGPYQSPTEDGMQHFHEFYRRLMGEHLAG; encoded by the coding sequence ATGTCTGATCTGGCTTCGTCCCAGTTGCTCACGGCTTCTGCTGCGCAGTTGCCCATCTTTACCTACTTCGACCCGGCTTATTACCAGCTGGAACAGAAGATCCTGTTTGCCGATGCCCCGCAGTACTATGGCCACGAACTGATGGTGCCGAACGCCGGCGACTACCAGACGCTGGACTGGATGGGCCACGGCAAGATGCTCAAGAATGTCGATGGCGACATCAAGCTGATCTCCAATGTCTGCCGCCACCGCCAGGCCCTGATCTACCAGGGGCGCGGCAACGGCAACCACATCGTGTGCAATCTGCACGGCTGGACCTACGATGCGGGCGGCAAGCTGCAGGGCGCGCCGCACTTCCCGGAAACACCGTGCCTGAACCTGAACCAGACCGCGCTCACCCGCTGGAACGGCCTGCTGTTCGACGCCCGCCGCGATGTGGCCGCCGACCTGGCCAGGCTGGGCGTGGCCAGGCACATGAACTTTGAAGGCTACGGCTACCACAAGTCCTTCACCACCGAATACAACTTCAACTGGAAGACTTTCATTGAGGTGTATTCCGAGGACTACCATGTGGACCCGTTCCACCCGGGCCTTGGCAACTTCGTCAACTGCGGCGACCTGAAGTGGGAATGGGGCGACCAGTACCACGTGCAGACCGTGGGGGTGAAGAACAAGCTGGCGCGCTCCGGCAGCAAGGTGTACGGCAAGTGGCACGAGGAAGTGCTCAAGCGCTACGCCGACCAGCAGCCGGAATTCGGCGCCATCTGGCTCACCTACTACCCCAACATCATGGTGGAGTGGTACCCGCACGTACTGGTGGTAAGCGTGGTGGTGCCCAAGGGGCCGGAGCAGTGCACGGTGATCACCGAGTTCTACTACCCGGAAGACATCCTGTGGTTCGAGCCGGATTTCGTCGAGGCCGAGCAGGCAGCCTACTTCGAAACCGCGGTGGAGGACGACGAGATCTGCCAGCGCATGCACGATGGCCGCAAGGCGTTGTGGCTGCGCGGCGAGAGCGAGGTCGGCCCCTACCAGTCGCCCACCGAGGACGGCATGCAGCACTTCCACGAGTTCTACCGCCGCCTGATGGGCGAACATCTGGCTGGCTAA